A single genomic interval of Spirosoma linguale DSM 74 harbors:
- a CDS encoding Protein of unknown function DUF2141 (PFAM: Protein of unknown function DUF2141~KEGG: sbn:Sbal195_1321 hypothetical protein), protein MKTLLFTFALLTGLFTNTIAASRLAAPGDSATYKLTIDFTNVTKRTGTLYVGLVNDAADFNGNSYRKTRIQIPATGDFQVKFDQLPAGRYAVKVFQDLNDNQKLDKTNQMPTEPFGFSNVTMLMGPPSFEESAFEFNAPKTIVISLIGQ, encoded by the coding sequence ATGAAAACGCTCCTGTTTACGTTCGCCCTGCTTACCGGTTTATTCACCAACACGATTGCAGCCTCCCGGCTGGCCGCTCCCGGCGATTCGGCTACGTACAAATTAACCATTGATTTCACGAACGTTACCAAACGTACGGGTACACTCTACGTTGGCCTCGTTAACGACGCGGCTGATTTTAACGGAAACTCATACCGGAAAACCCGCATCCAGATTCCCGCTACCGGCGATTTCCAGGTTAAGTTCGATCAGCTACCGGCCGGACGATATGCGGTTAAAGTATTTCAGGATTTAAACGACAACCAGAAACTTGACAAGACGAACCAGATGCCAACGGAGCCATTCGGCTTTTCGAATGTAACCATGCTGATGGGACCACCTTCGTTTGAGGAATCGGCCTTTGAGTTCAACGCGCCCAAGACCATCGTTATCAGCCTGATCGGGCAA